From one Esox lucius isolate fEsoLuc1 chromosome 11, fEsoLuc1.pri, whole genome shotgun sequence genomic stretch:
- the LOC114840363 gene encoding zinc finger protein 501-like, translating to MREDKPSLLLSFHSEPKQESLDCESEAQDAKSQMLGLTVTIKNEEKEKNEEKEKNGVIIKKEEGDLFDEDGIPEVETLGEKQQEDYNKKSHNCPHCEKHYSSVSLLKRHVKMHTGEISCSDCGKCFTSSSALTVHQRVHTGEKPFFCSDCGKCFTSSTALTVHQRVHTGEKPFSCSDCAKRFSRLHSLDAHQRTHTGEKPYSCSDCGKTFSQLGGLKVHQRTHTGEKPYSCSDCGKTFSQLGSFRVHQRKHTGEKPYSCSDCGKSFCSSAACIGHLRVHSGEKPFSCSDCGKTFSLLVGLKVHQRTHTGEKPYSCSDCGKCFSQTSSLKGHQRTHSREKPYSCFDCGMCFIRSSGLTSHKRLHTGEKPYSCSDCGKCFYGSSDLTKHQKVHGVEKLFSCSDCGKCFSQMGRLKAHQRIHTVQ from the exons ATG agggaggacaaacccagcctgctgctctccttccactcTGAGCCCAAACAAGAGTCATTGGATTGTGAAAGTGAAGCTCAGGATGCCAAAAGTCAAATGCTGGGACTGACTGTTACCATTAAAAatgaagagaaggagaagaatgaagaaaaggaaaagaatGGGGTTATCATTAAAAAAGAAGAGGGGGATTTATTTGATGAAG ATGGGATTCCTGAAGTAGAGACACttggagagaaacaacaggaagactACAATAAGAAGTCTCACAACTGTCCCCATTGTGAAAAACATTACTCATCTGTATCACTGTTAAAAAGACATGTTAAGATGCATACAGGAGAGAtatcctgttctgactgtgggaagtgttttactTCTTCATCTGCACTTACTgttcatcagagagtgcacacaggtgagaaacctttcttctgttctgactgtgggaagtgttttactTCTTCAACTGCACTTACTgttcatcagagagtgcacacaggtgagaaacctttctcctgttctgactgtgcaaAGCGTTTCTCTCGGTTACATAGCTTAGACGCTcaccaacgcacacacactggagagaagccttactcatgttctgactgtgggaaaactTTCTCTCAGTTAGGTGGCCTTAAAGTTcaccaacgcacacacactggagagaagccttactcatgttctgactgtgggaaaactttctctcaattaggtagcTTTAGAGTTCACCAGCGcaaacacacaggtgagaagccttactcttgttctgactgtgggaagagtttttgTTCTTCAGCTGCATGTATTGGTCATCTGAGAGTGCATTCAGGTGAGAAGCcattctcctgttctgactgtgggaaaactTTCTCTCTGTTAGTTGGCCTTAAAGTTcaccaacgcacacacactggagagaagccttattcgtgttctgactgtgggaagtgtttctctcaaacGAGTAGCCTTAAAGGTCACCAACGCACACATAGcagagagaaaccttactcctgttttGATTGTGGCATGTGTTTCATTAGATCATCTGGTCTTACTAGTcataaaagactgcacacaggtgagaagccttactcctgttctgactgtgggaagtgtttttaTGGGTCATCTGATCTTACTAAACATCAGAAAGTGCACGGAGTTGAGAAGCTATTCTCCTGTTCTGATTGTGGTaagtgtttctctcaaatgGGTAGGCTTAaagctcaccagcgcatacatactgtacaataa